A DNA window from Drosophila virilis strain 15010-1051.87 chromosome 4, Dvir_AGI_RSII-ME, whole genome shotgun sequence contains the following coding sequences:
- the Mhc gene encoding myosin heavy chain, muscle isoform X15 encodes MPKPAASQEDEDPTPYLFVSLEQRRIDQSKPYDSKKSCWVPDEKEGYLLGEIKATKGDIVSVGLPGGETKDFKKDQLQQVNPPKYEKAEDMSNLTYLNDASVLHNLRQRYYNKLIYTYSGLFCVAINPYKRYPVYTNRCAKMYRGKRRNEVPPHIFAISDGAYVDMLTNHVNQSMLITGESGAGKTENTKKVIAYFATVGASGKKDESQKNKGSLEDQVVQTNPVLEAFGNAKTVRNDNSSRFGKFIRIHFGPSGKLAGADIETYLLEKARVISQQSLERSYHIFYQIMSGAVAGVKDMCLLSDNIYDYFNVSQGKVTVPSIDDSEEFQLADQAFDILGFTKQEKEDVYKITAAVMHMGGMKFKQRGREEQAEQDGEEEGGRVSKLFGCDTAELYKNLLKPRIKVGNEFVTQGRNVQQVTNSIGALCKGVFDRLFKWLVKKCNETLDTKQKRQHFIGVLDIAGFEIFDYNGFEQLCINFTNEKLQQFFNHHMFVLEQEEYKKEGIEWAFIDFGMDLLACIDLIEKPMGILSILEEESMFPKATDQTFSEKLTNTHLGKSAPFQKPKPPKPGQQAAHFAIGHYAGVVAYNITGWLEKNKDPLNDTVVDQFKKSQNKLLIEIFADHPGQSGGGEQAKGGRGKKGGGFATVSSAYKEQLNSLMTTLRSTQPHFVRCIIPNEMKQPGMVDAHLVMHQLTCNGVLEGIRICRKGFPNRMVYPDFKMRYKIMCPKLLQGVDKDKKATDIIIKFIDLPEDQYRLGNTKVFFRAGVLGQMEEFRDERLGKIMSWMQAWARGYLSRRGFKKLQEQRVALKVVQRNLRKYLQLRTWPWYKLWQKIKPLLNVSRIEDEIARLEEKAKKAEELHAAEVKVRKELEVLNAKLLAEKTALLDSLSGEKGQLQDFQERNAKLTAQKNDLENQLRDIQERLTQEEDARNQLFQQKKKADQEISGLKKDIEDLELSVQKAEQDKATKDHQIRNLNDEIAHQDELINKLNKEKKMQGESNQKTGEELQAAEDKINHLNKVKAKLEQTLDELEDSLEREKKVRGDVEKSKRKVEGDLKLTQEAVSDLERNKKELEQTIQRKDKELSSITAKLEDEQVVVGKHQRQIKELQARIEELEEEVEAERQARAKAEKQRADLARELEELGERLEEAGGATSAQIELNKKREAELSKLRRDLEEANIQHESTLANLRKKHNDAVAEMAEQVDQLNKLKAKAEHDRQTCHNELNQTRTACDQLARDKAAQEKIAKQLQHTLNEVQSKLDETNRTLNDFDASKKKLSIENSDLLRQLEEAESQVSQLSKIKISLTTQLEDTKRLADEESRERATLLGKFRNLEHDLDNLREQVEEEAEGKADLQRQLSKANAEAQVWRSKYESDGVARSEELEEAKRKLQARLAEAEETIESLNQKCIGLEKTKQRLSTEVEDLQLEVDRANAIANAAEKKQKAFDKIIGEWKLKVDDLAAELDASQKECRNYSTELFRLKGAYEEGQEQLEAVRRENKNLADEVKDLLDQIGEGGRNIHEIEKARKRLEAEKDELQAALEEAEAALEQEENKVLRAQLELSQVRQEIDRRIQEKEEEFENTRKNHQRALDSMQASLEAEAKGKAEALRMKKKLEADINELEIALDHANKANAEAQKNIKRYQQQLKDIQTALEEEQRARDDAREQLGISERRANALQNELEESRTLLEQADRGRRQAEQELADAHEQLNEVSAQNASISAAKRKLESELQTLHSDLDELLNEAKNSEEKAKKAMVDAARLADELRAEQDHAQTQEKLRKALEQQIKELQVRLDEAEANALKGGKKAIQKLEQRVRELENELDGEQRRHADAQKNLRKSERRIKELSFQSEEDRKNHERMQDLVDKLQQKIKTYKRQIEEAEEIAALNLAKFRKAQQELEEAEERADLAEQAISKFRAKGRAGSVGRGASPAPRATSVRPQFDGLAFPPRFDLAPENEF; translated from the exons ATGCCGAAGCCAGCTGCCAGCCAGGAGGATGAGGATCCCACCCCATACCTGTTCGTGTCTTTGGAACAAAGACGTATCGATCAATCGAAACCCTATGATTCGAAGAAGAGTTGTTGGGTGCCCGATGAGAAGGAGGGTTATCTTCTTGGTGAGATCAAGGCCACCAAGGGCGATATCGTCTCCGTCGGTCTGCCTGGTGGAGAG ACGAAAGACTTCAAGAAAGATCAGCTCCAGCAGGTGAACCCTCCGAAATACGAAAAAGCTGAGGATATGTCTAACTTGACATACCTTAACGATGCCTCTGTGCTCCATAACTTGAGGCAGAGATATTACAACAAGCTCATCTAT ACCTACTCCGGTCTTTTCTGCGTTGCCATCAATCCCTATAAGCGCTACCCCGTCTATACCAACCGTTGCGCTAAGATGTACCGTGGTAAGCGCCGTAATGAAGTGCCACCCcatatttttgccatttctgaCGGTGCCTACGTCGACATGTTGACCAACCACGTGAATCAATCTATGTTGATTACCGGTGAGTCTGGTgctggtaagactgagaacACGAAGAAGGTCATTGCGTACTTCGCCACTGTTGGCGCTTCTGGCAAGAAGGATGAGTCGCAGAAGAACAAGGGCTCCCTGGAAGATCAGGTTGTGCAAACCAATCCTGTGCTTGAGGCCTTCGGTAACGCCAAGACCGTGCGTAACGATAACTCCTCTCGTTTC GGTAAATTCATCCGTATTCATTTCGGTCCATCTGGTAAACTGGCTGGTGCTGATATTGAGACCT ATCTGTTGGAGAAGGCTCGTGTCATCTCTCAGCAGTCCCTGGAGCGCTCCTACCATATCTTCTACCAGATTATGTCCGGTGCCGTTGCTGGTGTCAaag ACATGTGCTTGCTCTCTGATAACATTTACGACTACTTTAACGTATCCCAGGGCAAGGTCACTGTGCCCAGTATCGATGACTCTGAGGAATTCCAGCTGGCAGAT CAAGCTTTCGACATCTTGGGCTTCACCAAGCAGGAGAAGGAGGATGTGTACAAGATCACCGCCGCTGTCATGCATATGGGTGGCATGAAGTTCAAGCAACGTGGTCGCGAGGAGCAGGCTGAACAGGATGGTGAGGAGGAGGGTGGCCGTGTGTCTAAGCTGTTCGGCTGCGACACCGCTGAGCTGTACAAGAACTTGCTCAAGCCCCGCATCAAGGTCGGTAACGAGTTCGTCACCCAGGGCCGTAACGTCCAGCAGGTCACCAACTCCATTGGTGCTCTGTGCAAGGGTGTCTTCGATCGTCTCTTCAAATGGCTGGTCAAGAAGTGTAACGAGACTCTGGATACCAAGCAGAAGCGTCAGCATTTCATTGGTGTACTGGATATTGCTGGTTTTGAAATCTTCGAC TACAACGGTTTCGAGCAACTGTGTATTAACTTCACCAACGAGAAGTTGCAACAATTCTTCAACCATCACATGTTCGTTTTGGAGCAAGAAGAATACAAGAAGGAAGGTATTGAATGGGCCTTCATCGATTTCGGTATGGACTTGTTGGCCTGTATTGATTTGATTGAAAAG CCTATGGGTATCTTGTCGATTCTTGAGGAAGAGTCTATGTTCCCCAAGGCCACCGATCAGACCTTCTCGGAGAAGCTGACCAACACCCATTTGGGCAAGTCGGCTCCATTCCAGAAGCCCAAGCCACCAAAGCCCGGCCAGCAGGCAGCTCACTTTGCCATCGGCCATTATGCTGGTGTTGTCGCCTATAACATCACCGGTTGGTTGGAGAAGAACAAGGATCCCCTGAACGACACTGTTGTCGATCAGTTCAAGAAGTCGCAGAACAAACTGCTCATCGAAATCTTCGCTGATCACCCCGGCCAGTCCGGCGGCGGTGAACAGGCCAAGGGCGGTCGTGGCAAGAAGGGCGGTGGCTTCGCCACTGTCTCGTCTGCCTACAAGGAGCAGTTGAACAGCTTGATGACAACTCTGCGCTCGACACAGCCTCACTTCGTCCGTTGCATCATTCCCAATGAAATGAAACAGCCTGGCATGGTTGATGCTCACTTGGTTATGCACCAGCTGACTTGTAACGGTGTGCTTGAAGGTATCCGTATTTGCCGTAAAGGTTTCCCCAACAGAATGGTCTACCCCGACTTCAAGATGCG CTACAAGATCATGTGCCCAAAGCTATTGCAGGGCGTTGACAAAGACAAAAAGGCCACTGATATTATCATTAAGTTTATCGATTTACCCGAAGACCAATACCGTTTGGGTAACACAAAG GTGTTCTTCCGTGCCGGTGTCCTGGGTCAGATGGAGGAGTTCCGTGATGAGCGTCTCGGCAAGATCATGTCCTGGATGCAGGCCTGGGCCCGCGGTTATCTGTCCCGCAGAGGCTTCAAGAAGCTGCAGGAGCAGCGTGTCGCCCTCAAGGTTGTCCAGCGCAATCTGCGCAAATACCTGCAGCTGCGTACCTGGCCCTGGTACAAACTGTGGCAGAAGATCAAGCCTCTGCTCAACGTCAGCCGCATTGAGGACGAAATTGCC CGTCTGGAGGAGAAGGCCAAGAAGGCTGAGGAACTGCATGCCGCTGAAGTGAAAGTGCGCAAGGAGTTGGAGGTCTTGAACGCCAAACTGTTGGCCGAGAAGACCGCCCTGCTGGACTCCCTGTCCGGCGAGAAGGGTCAGCTGCAGGACTTCCAGGAGCGCAACGCTAAGTTGACCGCCCAGAAGAACGACCTCGAGAACCAGCTGCGC GACATTCAAGAGCGCCTGACTCAGGAGGAAGATGCCCGCAACCAGCTGTtccagcagaagaagaaggcCGATCAGGAGATCTCTGGCCTGAAGAAGGACATCGAGGATCTGGAATTGAGCGTCCAGAAGGCCGAACAGGATAAGGCCACCAAGGATCACCAGATCCGCAACTTGAACGACGAGATCGCCCACCAGGATGAGCTCATCAACAAGTTGAACAAGGAGAAGAAGATGCAGGGTGAGAGCAACCAGAAGACTGGTGAGGAACTGCAGGCCGCTGAGGACAAGATTAACCACTTGAACAAGGTTAAGGCCAAGCTCGAGCAGACTCTCGATGAGCTCGAGGATTCGCTGGAGCGCGAGAAGAAGGTGCGCGGCGATGTTGAGAAGTCTAAGCGCAAGGTTGAGGGTGACCTCAAGCTGACCCAGGAGGCTGTTTCCGATCTGGAGCGCAACAAGAAGGAGTTGGAGCAGACCATCCAGCGTAAGGACAAGGAATTGTCCTCCATCACCGCCAAGCTGGAAGATGAGCAGGTCGTTGTTGGCAAACACCAGCGCCAGATCAAGGAACTGCAGGCCCGCATTGAAGAGCTCGAGGAGGAGGTCGAGGCCGAGCGTCAGGCCCGCGCCAAGGCTGAGAAGCAGCGCGCCGATTTGGCCCGCGAACTCGAGGAATTGGGTGAGCGTCTGGAGGAGGCTGGCGGTGCCACCTCTGCCCAGATTGAGCTGAACAAGAAGCGTGAGGCTGAGCTGAGCAAACTGCGTCGCGATCTTGAGGAAGCCAACATCCAGCACGAATCCACCCTGGCCAACCTGCGCAAGAAGCACAACGATGCCGTCGCTGAGATGGCCGAACAGGTTGATCAGCTCAACAAGCTGAAGGCCAA GGCCGAACACGATCGTCAGACTTGCCACAATGAGTTGAATCAAACTCGTACCGCCTGCGATCAGTTGGCTCGCGATAAG GCTGCCCAGGAGAAGATCgccaagcagctgcagcatacCCTCAACGAGGTCCAGTCCAAATTGGATGAGACCAACAGGACTCTGAACGATTTCGATGCCAGCAAGAAGAAGCTGTCCATTGAGAACTCCGATCTGTTGCGTCAATTGGAGGAAGCCGAGTCTCAGGTGTCGCAGCTGTCCAAGATCAAGATCTCCTTGACCACCCAGCTGGAAGATACCAAGCGTTTGGCCGATGAGGAGTCTCGCGAACGCGCCACCCTTTTGGGCAAGTTCCGCAACTTGGAGCACGACCTCGACAACTTGCGCGAGCAGGTTGAGGAGGAGGCTGAGGGCAAGGCTGATTTGCAGCGTCAACTCAGCAAGGCTAACGCTGAGGCCCAGGTCTGGCGCAGCAAGTACGAGTCCGATGGTGTTGCCCGCTCTGAGGAGCTGGAGGAGGCCAAGAGGAAGCTGCAGGCCCGCCTTGCCGAGGCTGAGGAGACCATCGAGTCGCTCAACCAGAAGTGCATCGGCCTGGAGAAGACCAAGCAGCGCCTGTCCACCGAAGTCGAGGACTTGCAGCTGGAGGTCGACCGTGCCAATGCCATTGCCAACGCCGCCGAGAAGAAGCAGAAGGCCTTCGACAAGATCATTGGCGAATGGAAGCTTAAGGTTGATGACTTGGCCGCTGAGCTGGATGCCTCCCAGAAGGAGTGCCGCAACTACTCCACCGAGTTGTTCCGTCTTAAGGGTGCCTACGAGGAAGGCCAGGAACAGCTGGAGGCTGTGCGTCGTGAGAACAAGAACTTGGCCGATGAGGTTAAGGATCTGCTCGACCAAATCGGTGAGGGTGGCCGCAACATCCATGAAATCGAGAAGGCCCGCAAGCGCCTGGAAGCCGAAAAGGACGAGCTCCAGGCTGCTCTTGAGGAAGCCGAGGCTGCTCTCGAACAGGAGGAGAACAAGGTCCTCCGCGCTCAACTTGAGCTGTCCCAGGTGCGCCAGGAAATCGATCGCCGCATCCAGGAGAAGGAAGAGGAATTCGAGAATACCCGCAAGAACCACCAGCGCGCTCTCGACTCCATGCAAGCCTCCCTCGAAGCCGAAGCCAAGGGCAAGGCTGAGGCGCTGCGCATGAAGAAGAAGTTGGAAGCCGACATCAACGAATTGGAAATTGCTCTGGATCATGCCAACAAG GCTAACGCCGAGGCCCAGAAGAACATCAAGCGCTACCAACAGCAGCTCAAGGACATCCAGACTGCCCTTGAGGAAGAACAGAGAGCCCGCGATGATGCCCGCGAACAGCTGGGTATCTCCGAGCGTCGTGCCAACGCTCTGCAGAACGAACTGGAAGAGTCTCGCACTCTGCTGGAGCAGGCCGATCGCGGTCGTCGCCAGGCCGAGCAAGAGCTGGCCGATGCCCACGAACAGCTGAACGAAGTTTCCGCCCAGAACGCTTCCATCTCCGCTGCCAAGAGGAAATTGGAGTCTGAGCTGCAGACCCTGCACTCTGACCTGGATGAGCTCCTGAACGAAGCCAAGAACTCCGAGGAGAAGGCCAAGAAGGCTATGGTTGATGCTGCCCGCCTGGCTGATGAGCTCCGCGCTGAGCAGGATCATGCCCAGACCCAGGAGAAATTGAGAAAGGCCCTGGAACAGCAGATCAAGGAATTGCAGGTGCGTCTGGATGAGGCTGAGGCCAATGCCCTTAAGGGTGGCAAGAAGGCTATCCAGAAATTGGAGCAGCGCGTCCGCGAGCTCGAGAACGAGCTGGATGGTGAGCAGAGAAGACACGCCGATGCCCAGAAGAACTTGCGCAAATCTGAGCGCCGCATCAAGGAGTTGAGCTTCCAGTCTGAGGAGGACCGCAAGAACCACGAACGCATGCAGGATCTGGTCGATAAGCTGCAACAGAAGATCAAGACATACAAGAGGCAGATCGAGGAAGCCGAGGAAATCGCTGCCCTCAACTTGGCCAAATTCCGCAAGGCCCAGCAGGAGCTCGAGGAAGCCGAGGAGCGTGCCGATCTGGCTGAGCAGGCAATTAGCAAATTCCGCGCCAAGGGACGTGCCGGTTCTGTCGGTCGTGGTGCCAGCCCAGCG CCCCGTGCGACATCCGTTAGGCCACAATTCGACGGATTGGCTTTCCCACCAAGATTCGACCTTGCTCCTGAAAACGAATTCTAA